CGATCATGTCCGACTCGTCGACGCGGGCGAAACCTTCGATGCTCGAGCCGTCGAAGCCCTGGCCCTCATCCATCGCCTGCTCAAGCTCTTCGACCGTGATCGCGAAGCTCTTGAGCGACCCCAGGATGTCCGTGAACCAGAGCCGGATGAACTTGACGTCCTGCTCGCGGCACGACTGCAGCACGTACGCCTTCTGGTCGTCGAGCATGATGGCCTTCCGTCTCGCTGCGATAACTGGCGCCATTGTATCGACGCGACTCCTGCCAACCGGCAGGAAATAGCGCTCCGGCTGCCGCTCGTAACCTGAACTTAACCGCGTCTTCCACCGTGACCTTCGCGGACGTCTGCCGGCCGGTGTCGCCGTCGCCACGAGGTTTCGCTGACGCCGGGCGACCTAACTTGCTATTATGTAGTACCTGTACGCCGAGGGAGGATACGCATGACGAAGGAATACGGGCTTCCCTGCCCTGTCGCCCGCACACTCGAGATCGTCGGTGACCGCTGGACGCTGCTGATCGTCCGCGACCTGCTCGCGACGGGCACGCGCAAATACGCCGAGCTTTCGGAGTCGCTTAAGGGGATCGCGCCGAATATCCTGGCGGACCGCCTGAAGACGCTGGAAGAGCACGGCATCGTCGAGCGCGAGTTCTACTCCGAGCACCCGCCGCGCGCGCACTACAAGCTGACGAAGAAGGGCGGCGAGTTGAACATGGTCATGCTGGCGCTCCTCCAGTGGGGCAACCGGCACCTCTACGATGGCGTATCCATCGTGCACGAGGCGTGCAGCCACGACGTGACGCTCACCGTCATGTGCGAGCACTGCGGCGAACGTGTGCGGCCCCGCGAGATGCATCGCAAGTTCAAGCGCCGCGAAGCCGCGATCGCCGCCGGCGCGAGCATATAGGTCGGAGGGCGCCCCGCCGAGTGGCGGACTGGGCGCGCGTCTCTCCTCGATCCAGCTACTTGACTTTTGCTAGTGACTTACTACAGAATTGCTAGTGACGCGCGACCTGCGCCACGCCGCTAGCGAGGAGTCACCAGCTGCCATGGACACCGACTTCGCCCTCCGCGCCATTACCGCCAGCCGGGAAGCCGAAGCGAAGCGCCTGCTGCGAGCACGCGCCGCCCGCGAGGACGCCGCCGTCCTGGGACCGCCGCGCGGGCGGTTCCCGTCGGTGCTCCGCACGGTACTTGGCTCGCCGAAACAGAAGGCCGTCGACGGCATCCAGGGAAAGCACGCCAACCCCACGGTCTAGCTGCATTCTCGCGTCGCTCCGTGCATTCCACCTGCGCAAACGATGTCGCGCTGTCGAATGGCATGTTGGCCGCGCTTCCGTCCTGCACACCTGCCGCACGCACCCTGGGCATCCCGCATCCCGCTTCCAGCATCCCGCGTCCAACAACGGCACTTCCCCCTGCCCCGCCGACGTGCTTTGATCGATCGCGCCACCATTGACGATGGGCACGGAGGAGTTCGAGCATGGCCGGACAGATGGCATCGTTTCCGAGCAACGGTCACACCGGCGAGGGCCATCTCGCCATGCCGGCATCGGGAAGCGGCCCGGGCGTGGTTGTCATCCAGGAGTGGTGGGGGCTCGTGCCGCACATCAAGGACGTCGCCGACCGGCTGGCGGACGCGGGGTACGTGGCGCTGGCGCCGGACCTGTACCACGGCAAGACGACGACCGAGCCGGACGAAGCCGGCAAGCTGATGATGTCGATGAAGATGGACGAAGCCGCGCAGGACATGTCCGGCGCCTTCGACTATCTGAAGGGTCACGACGCGACGACGGGGAAGATCGGCAGCGTTGGCTTCTGCCTGGGCGGCGGTCTCTCGCTGTATCTCGCGACGCTGCGCCCGGTCGACGCGTGCGTCATCTACTACGGCGCGCTGCCCGGCGTGCAGCCGGACCTCAATAATATCGCGGGATCCGTGCTCGGGCACTACGCGGAGAACGACGGCTGGGCATCGCCGGAGGCGGCGGCGGCGTTGAAGAAGCAGATCAGCGACGCGGGCAAGCAGGTCGAGTTCTACCAGTACGCGAATACGGGCCACGGTTTCTTCAACGACGACCGTCCGGAGGCACACAACGCCGAAGCAGCAAAGCTGTCGTGGCAGCGGACGCTCGACTTCTACAAGAAGCACCTCTCCTGAGGTGGCATTTGAGCGCACACGCGAGCCGTATCGCATCAGCACCGACCCGGAGCTGCTCGACCTGGACGTCATCCATGGTTTTCTCAAGGGGGCGTACTGGTCGCCGGGCGTGCCCCGCCAGGTCATCGAGCGCGCGATCGAGGGATCGCTGAACTTCGGCCTGTACAGGGGCGATGAGCAGATCGGATTTGCGCGCGTGTGCACGGACCGCGCGACATTCGCCTACCTGATGGACGTGTTCGTGCTGCCCGAGCATCGTGGCAACAAGCTGTCGGTGTGGCTCATGGAGACCGTGATGGCGCATCCTGACCTACAGGACCTGCGCATCTTCCGGCTCGCGACGCGTGACGCGCACAGCCTCTACGAGAAGGTGGGGTTCAGCCGCATCGCCAACCCGGACGCCATGATGGAGATCACGAGGCCAGACATGTACTTGACGATGGAGCAACAGCCATGAAAGCAGCGGTCTATTACGAAGCCGGCAAGCCCGACGTCTTTCGATACGAAGACGTGGCCGATCCGCAACTGCATCCAAAGGGCATCTTATTCGACGTCCAGGCGATCGGCATCGAGGGCGGGGACGTCCTCAACCGTGCGGGCGGCGAGCTGGTGCAGCGGCCGCACATCGTCGGCTACAACTGCGCCGGCGTCGTGCGGGAGGTGGGCGCGGAGGTCACGGACCGCAAGCCCGGCGACCGCGTCATGGCGCTGATGGCCAACGGTTCGCACGCGGCGATGGCGTCGGTGCCCGCGACCTCGACGTGGCTCGTCCCCGAGGGCGTCACGCTGGAACAGGCGGCGTGCGTGCCGGTGGCGTTCGGGACGGCGCATGACTGCGTACACGAGTTCGGGCGTGTGAAGCAGGGCGAGACCGTGCTGATCCAGGCGGGCACGTCGGGCGTGGGCATCGCCTGCGTGCAGATCGCCAGCCGTGCGGGCGCGACGGTCATCGCGACGTCGTCGTCGGATGAGAAGCTGGAGCGGCTGCGCGAGTACGGCATGAGCCACGGCGTGAACTACGCGGACGGCGACTTCGTCCCGAAGGTGCGCCAGATCACGGGCGGCAAGGGTTGCGACCTGATCGTCGATTCGGTGGGCGGCAAGACGCTCGAGGGCAGCATCCTCTGCGCGGCGTATCGCGGCCGCATCATCACGGTCGGCAACGTCAGCCGCGAAGGCAAAGCGATCGACGTCGGGCCGCTTTCCGGCGCCAACGCATCGCTCACGGGCGTGTTCTTCGGTCTCGAGACGGTGCTGGGCGCCGCACGGGTGGTGCCGATGATGGACGGCATCCTCAAGGCGATCGCCGACGGCGAGATGAAGGTGGCCACTGACCGGAAGTTCCCGCTCTCCGAGGCCGCCGACGCGCACGCGTACATCGAGAGCCGCGCCGCGTTCGGCCGCGTGCTGCTGATTCCGTAGGCATCGGGAACAACTGCAACGTACGAGAGGGAGGCGCGCCGCCCTCTTCTTCAGTTCGCGGACAGCTCGGCGAACACCGTGAACAGTTCGTCCTTGTTAACGGAGGAGAGGCGGATGTCATCGAACCACGCCTCGAACTTCGCACGGTCCCATGTTCCGCGCGAAGTCAACTCATCGAGGCGCTCCCAGGGCGGCGCCGGTATGCCCAGATCCATGAGGGCGCGATTGCGCTCGACGACCTGTTCGGCGGCGCCGTCCGCGAAGGCCCGTTCGACGCCATCGCTCCTGCGCCCGCAGGCGGCGCGCACGGCGTCCGGGTTGCCGAAGTAGTCGGTGACGGGTGCCGCCGCGAGCAGTTTCGCGCCCGTCAGCGGCCCGATGCCCGGGACGCCCATGATGTTGTCCGAGGGGTCGCCGATCAGCGCGCGGTAATCGAGGAAACGCTCGCGCGGGAAGACCACAGGGTCGCCCTTCGATGTGCGCGGCGCCGCCGCCTCGAAGAAATTCGACTCGTCGATGATGATGCGCTTTACGGGCGCATATACGGACAGCTTCGGGCCGATGAGCTGCAGGAAGTCGCGGTCCGTCGAGACGATGCGCGCCGTGCCTTCGGGGTGCGCGTGGACCATGCCCGCGATCAGGTCATCGGCCTCGGTGTTGTCGCCGCGCAAGACATCGACGGGCGCGTGGGCCATCGCCGCCGCGAAGTCATCGATCGCGGCGAGGATGGTCGGTTCGTTCTGGATGAACTTCGGGTCGCCCTCGCGGCCGGTCTGGTAGGGCGGGTACATCGCGCGGCGGCGGAGCGGGCGTCCCTTGTCGAAGCAGATCGCGACGCGCGTCAGTGTTTGTGACGCCTTGCTCTCCGGCGGCTCGCCGCGGCGGGCGATCGCGCCGAGCACCGCGCCCGTCACGCCGAGTTCGGCGACGCGCAGCTTGCGCTCGTCGTCCTCGGGCTTCATGGCGCGTTCGAGGCTGTAGTAGCCGGCCCAGGCCATGTTGTTGCCATCGATGAGGAGGAGCATCGCGGTGCATTCTGCGGGACGGCATCGGGAGGAGCCAGCGACACGATAGCGAGAGGCCGGCGCAGGCTATGCAGCCCCTCGCCGGCCTCCATCCCCGCCGGATCCCTCCAGGAGGTTTCACATGAAGCATCGGCGCCTAACGGAGCGCGTGAACGTAGGGGATCTTCCGCGATTTTTCGCGACTCGACGTTTCAGTTCCTCGGGAATCGTCAGGGCGGATGTTTCGCTGCGTAAGAATGACGATTCGTGCGTTACAAGGCGGAATGCTTCGGCTTCGCTCAGCATGACGGGTGCCGCGGCTGGTCAGGCGAAGACGTTGACCGCGCGCTGCGCTGCGTCGATGAGCGGCATGGGGTAGACGCCGAACGCGAAGACGCCGGCGGCGGCGACCAGCAACATGCCCTGCATGGCCGGCTCAATGCGCAACGCGGGCAGATCTTCAGCCTCACCGGCGTACATCTGCCGCACGACGCCCAGGTAGTAGAACGCCGACAGCACCGTATTCAGCACGGCGACCATCACGAGCCACACGAGGTCGGCCTGCACCGCCGCGTTGAAGATGTAGATCTTGGCGATGAAGCCGGCGGTCGGCGGCAGGCCGGTCAGCGACAGCAGGCAGAACGTCAGCACGATGGCGGCGATCGGCGCGCGGCGGCCCATGCCGGCGTAGTCTTCGATCTCGGCGCTGTTCGTGCGATGCTCGATCGCCATGACGGCGAAGAAGGCGCCCAGGTTCGTGAACGCATACGTCGCGAGGAAGAAGACGACGGCGCTGGCGCCGAGTTGGCTGTCGCCGTCGGTGGTGGCGGAGATCGCGGCCATTCCGACGAGGAAGTTCCCGGCCTGCGCGATGGAGCTGTACCCCAGCAGCCGGCGTACGTTCGTCTGGCGCAGCGCCATGACGTTGCCGACCGTCATCGACACGGCGGCGAGCACGGCGAACATCATCTTCCAGTCGTCGCCGACGAACGTGTCCGTCCCGAAGCCCTCGAAGAAGATGCGCAGGACGACTGCGAAGGCCGCCGCCTTGCTGCCGACCGAAAGAAACGCGGCGACGGGCGCCGGCGCGCCCTGGTAGACATCGGGCGCCCACATCTGAAACGGCACGATCACCATCTTGAAGCCGAAGCCGGCGGCGATGAACACCATGCTGACGATCAGCGCCGACTGCATACCGGAGTCGCCGCTCGCGATCGTCTCCGCGATGCTCGGACCGCCGTCGGTGGAGATGAGACGCGTCGTGCCGGCGAGACCGAAGAGAAACGCCATGCCGTACAAGACGACGGCGGACGACACGGCGCCGAGCAGCAAATACTTGATCGCCGCCTCGCTGCCCTTATCGTCGCGCAGTAAGCCGGCGAGGATGAACTGCGTGATCGACGTCAGTTCCAGCGCGACGAAGATCGTCACGAGGTCGCGGGCGCCGGCGAGCAGCATCATTCCGGAGGTGGCGACGAGGATCAGCGCGAAGAACTCGCTCTGGTGCTCGCCGAAGCGATCGCTGTAGTCGAGCGACGCGACCACGACGGCACCGGCGACGCCGATGAACAGGAACATGAAGAAGATGCTGAAGTTGTCGAGCGCCATCGAATCAGTGAAGTACGACGCCTCGCGCTCGCGGACGATGAGCGTGACGAGCCAGATCGCCGAAGCGGCCAGGCCGGCGAGCGCCAGTCCCGCCACCAACTTCACGCGTTCGCGGGGAAGGACCAGGCCGGCGATGATGATCAACGCGGCGGCGACCATCACGGCGAGTATGGGGCCCAGTCTGTCGAGATCTTCCAGCACGTCCGGTCGCTACTCCCCTCGCGCTACGCCAGCGCCGTCACGATGTTGATGATGCCGGTGTCGATCACGTCGGTCACGATCGCCGGGTACACGCCAATGCCGACAATCGACACGATGAGCGCCGCCATCGGGACGCGCTCCCACCACGTATCCGCATCGGGCAGCGATGCCCAGCGATCCGTCTTCGGTCCGTAGAAGAGACGTTGGATTGTCCACAAGATGTAGCCCGCGGACAGCAAGATGCCGATGACGGCGACGATCGTAGGGACGGTGTACTTGTCGAAGCTGCCCAGGAAGACGAGCAACTCGGCGACGAAGCCTGACATCGCCGGCAGGCCAAGCGCCGCGAGGCCGGCGGTGATCATCACGACGGCGGTCAGCGGCATGGTGTGGGCGAGCCCCGAAAGCTGATCTAGGTCGCGGGTGTGCGCCCGGTCGTAGATGATGCCGACCATCACGAACAGCAGGCCCGTGATCGTGCCATGCGTGACCATCTGCAGCGCGGCGCCGTTCATGCTGACGTGCCCGAGCGCTGCGATGCCGAGCAGCACGTAGCCCATGTGACTCACGCTCGAATACGCGATCAAGCGTTTAAGGTCCTTCTGGCGGAGCGTGCAAAACGCGCCGTAGATCACCGAGATGGCGGCGAACGTCGCCAGCCATACGCCGTAGTCGCGCGCCGCATCGGGCAGCAGCGAGACGTTGATGCGGAGGATGCCGTAGCCGCCCATCTTCAGCAGCACACCCGCCAGGATCACGGAAACCGCGGTCGGCGCATCGGTGTGGGCGTCGGGCAGCCACGTGTGGAACGGGAACATCGGCAGCTTCACCGCGAAGGCAATGAAGATAAAGCCGAAGATCACCCAGAGCGGCAGCAGCGTGTCGGTGATCTCGCTCTGCTGCAGTCGCACCATGTCGAAGGTGGGCGTCGGCTCGGCGCTGAAGCCCATCACCAGGAAGCCAACCAGCATGAACGCCGATCCGGCGATCGTGTACAGCAGGAACTTCATCGCGGAGTACTCTTTGCGGCCGGTACCCCAGATCGAGATCAGCATGTACATGGGCAGCAACTCGACTTCCCAGAACAGGAAGAACTGGATCAGGTCGAGCGACGTGAACACGCCGAGCACGCCCGTCTCGAGCGCGAGCAGCCAGATGAAGTACTCCTTGGTGCGGAGCTTGATGCCGAACGACACGAGCGTCGCGACGACGAAGAGGAACGTGGTGAGCACGACCATCGCCATGCCGAGGCCATCGACGCCCATGTGGAATTGCACGTCGAAGCCGGCCGTGGCGGCGTCTATCCATGTCGCCTGGGAATCGAACTGGAACTGGTCAGCGGACGGCGTGCCGGGGCTGCGGTCGAACGCACCGAGCAGCACGATCGATGCGACGAACGCCGTCATCGTCGCGATGAGGGCGAGCCACTTCGCCTGGTTCTCGCTCTCGCGCGGGACGGTGAGCATGACCACGCCGGCGGCGACGGCGGGGAAGAAGACGGCGAAGACGAGCAGTCCGTTCATCTATGCCTCGATCAGCACGAGCATCAGCACCGCCGCGACGATCAGTCCGGCGAAGCCGAGGCTTCCGTACGCCTGCACGGAGCCGGACTGCAGCCAGCGCAACCCGTCGCCGGCGCGGCGGGTGACATTCGCGCTGCCGTTGACGGCGCCATCGACGATGTTCGTGTCGAACCACTGCGTAACAGCGACGACGACGCCCATCAGTCCGTTGCGGACGACGACGTCTTCGTACAGCTCATCGACGTAGTACTTCTCGGCGACGACGGTGTGGGCGGGGCCGAAGACGCGTTGCAGTTCCTCGGAGCGGACGGTCTTCGCTTCGTACACCAGCCATGCGGACGCGATGCCGGCGAGCGCCAGCGCCGTCGAGCCGATCGCGATCGGCCAGCTGAACTCCGCATGGTGCAGCAGTTCTTCGGACTCCAGCGGCAACGCGCCTTCCAGCAGGTGGGCGATGTCCTGGTTGAACGGCGCGTTGAGCAGCCCGGCGAGCACCGCCGGCACCGCGAGAATCAGCAACGGCAGCGCCATCACCGACGGCGATTCGTGCGGTTCACCGCCGTGCGCATCGTGGGCGCCGTGCTCGGACGGTTCGCCGCCCTTGTACTCGCCGTGGAACGTCAGGAAGACAGCGCGGAACGTGTAGAACGCCGTCATGAACACGACGATCATCGCGACCCAGAAGAGCAACTGGTTGTCGTCCCACGCCGAGCCGAGGATCTCATCCTTCGACCAGAAGCCGGCGAGCGGAAACACGCCGGCGAGGCTCAGCGACCCGATCAGGAACGTGAAATACGTGATCGGCATGTAGTTCCGCAGGCCGCCCATCTTGCGCATGTCGAACGTGCCCGTCGCGTGGTTCACGGAGCCAGATCCGAGGAAGAGCAGCGCCTTGAAGAACGCGTGCGTGAACAGGTGGAAGATCGCCGCGACATAGCCGCCGACGCCGAGCGCGAGCATCATGTAGCCGAGCTGGCTGATCGTCGAGTAGGCGAGCACGCGCTTGATGTCGGTCATGACGATGCCCATCGACGCGGCGAAGATCGCCGTAAAGCCGCCGATGTAGGCGACGGTCGTCATCGCATCGTCGGACGCCTGGAACACTGGGAACATGCGCGCGACGAGATAGACGCCGGCGGCGACCATGGTGGCGGCGTGGATCAGGGCGGAGACGGGGGTCGGGCCCTCCATGGCATCGGGGAGCCAGTTGTGCAGCGGGAACTGCGCCGACTTGCCGGCCGCGCCCGCGAAGACGCCAAGCGCAAATAGCGTGATCACGGTGTCCGACAGTTCGCCGGAGAGCGCCATCTCCTGGATCACCGGGATGTTGAAGGTGTCCGCCTTCGTCCAGATCAGCAGGATGCCGAGGAGAAAGCCGATATCGCCGAGACGCGTCGTCAGGAACGCTTTCTTCGCGGCGTCCGCGGCGGACTTCTTGTGAAACCAGAAGCCGATCAGCAGATACGACCCGAGACCGACGAGTTCCCAGAAGACGTAGACCATGAGGATGCTGTCGAACATCACCAGGCCGAGCATGGCGGCGGTGAAGAGCGACATCCACGCGAAGTAGCGGGCGTAACCGCCGTCGCCTGCCATGTAGCCCTGCGAATAGATCTGCACGAGCAGCGATACGGCCGTCACGACGACGAGCATGATCGCGCTGAGGCCATCGATGTTCAGTGCGAGGTCGATGGTCAGCGACTGGCCGCCGGCGCGTTCGAGGACCGTGTTGTCGGTGCTGATCGTCAGCCACTCGTACGTGCCCAACGCCAGGCGGTGGCCGTCGTTGTCGATGACGCTGTCGAGCGTCCAGAGCGAGAACGCGAACGCCGTGCCGATCGCGGCGATCGTGACGTAGCCCGAAAGCTTCGGGTAGGGCTTCGTGATGAAGCCGATGGTCATCAGCGACGCTATCGGCAGCAGCAGGATCGCCCAGACGATGCCTTCGGGGATCGTGGGAAGCAGCACCTGTTTCCTAACCCCTCAAATCTTGCGCATGATCTCGGCCGCGACGTGCGTCTTGCTGTCGGGCACCCAGATCTCGCGCGGCTGCGACATCGGCGCGTCGCTGGCTATCGGCGGCACGATGCGATTCGATATGCCCTCCGCGTCGAAGAGTTCCTTCCACACCTCCGCGGCGTAGGCGTTCTTCACTTCCATGAACTTGGACCACATCTGTCAGACCTCCGGTCTTCTGGAGGCTGGAGGCTGGAGGCTGGAGGCTGGTTCGCCGTCGCCGCGACGTTCGCGTGAGACCGCGATTCGGCCTGCGACGCTTGCGGTGAGCATGAGGATCACCATCGCAGCACGTCGATCTCGTCGATGTTCACGGTCTCGCGGTGGCGGTAGACGGCGACGGCGAGCGCGAGCGCGACGGCGGCCTCCGCCGCGGCGATGGTTATGACGAACGTCGCGAACACCTGCCCATCGAGCGGGCGCGGCGACTCGATGAAGCGCGCGAACGCGAGTAGCGTGACGTTGACGGCGTTCAGCATCAACTCGACGCCCATCAGGATGCCGATGGCGTTGCGCTTCGACAGCGCGAGGTAAAGGCCGATCGAGAAGAGTGCGGCGCCGACGATCAGCACTTCCTCGAGGTGCAAGGTCAACGTGAGCATGATCTCAACCACGATCGTCCGTCTCCTGGCGCGAGAGGATGATCGCGCCGATCATCGCGGTCGCAAGCAGCACCGACGCGACCTCGAACGGGACGATGTAGGGCTTGAGGAACGCTTCCCCGAGCGATGCCGCTGTTGTCGCGAACGCCTCGCGGTCGGAGGTGCGCCACTCGGTATCGATCGCGACGAAACAGATCACGCCGAAGACCAGCAAGCCGAGGACGAGCGCCGGCGCCTGGAAGACCGTCGATGAATTGAGGCGGTCGGCGCCGGGCGTGAGCATGATGGCGAACGTCATCAGCACGCCGACGGCGCCGGCGTAGATCAGCACCTGCACGACGGCGACGAAGTCAGCCGAGAGCACGATGTAGATTCCCGCCACACCGACGAACGTCAGCGCCAGGAAGAGCACCGAGTGCACCAGATTGCGCACGGCGGCGACCATCAGCGCGCAGACGATCGTCGTGGCGGAGAGGCTCCAGAACGCGATGACGATGGCGTTGTCCTCGATCAAACGGGCGTCTCCCTGAGTTCGCTCGCGGCGGGAGCCGGAAGAGACGGCACGTCGATCGTCGTGTACATGCGCGGGCGGTCCGGGAAGCGCTGGAACTTCGGCGCCATGGTGCGCACCCAGCCGACGATCAGCAATCCTGCGAGCGCGCCGTTGATCGCGATGCTCGCCGGCAGGATGACCGCGGCGCTCCAGCCCGTCTCCTCCCAGATCATCACTTCCGTGGCGACCGCCAGGATGTTGATAATCGCCATGGGCGTCATCCACTTCCACGCGAACGCGAGGAGCTGGTCGATGCGGAAGCGTGGGAGCGTGCCGCGCGTCCAGACGAAGATGAAGTAGACGGCGTAGATCTTGCCGATGAGGATCATCCAGCCGGGCACGATCTGGTCGAGTTCGTACATCCACCACCCGCCCAGGAATACCGTAGCGATGATCGCGGAGACGGCGACGGCGTTGATCAGTTCGGCGGCGTAGTACAGCCCGAACTTCATGCCGGAGTACTCGACGTGGTAACCGCCGGCGATCTCGGACTCCGCTTCGGCGAGGTCCGCCGGCGTGCGGTTCAACTCCGCCGTTGACGACAGGAAGTAGATCAGGAAGGCGAGCGGCTGCAGCATGACCAGGAGCAGCCAGTTGTCCGCCTGGAACAGCACGATGCCCTGCAGGTTCATCGTCCCGGCGAACATGACGACGCCGAGCAGCGACAGGACGATCGGGATCTCGTACGTCACGAGCATCGCGATCACCCGCATCGAGCCGAAGAGCGCGTACTTGTTGTTCGAGCCGTAGCCGCCGATGAAGACGGCGAGCGCTGCCAGCGATGACATCGCGAACAGGTAGACGATGCCGACATCGAGGTCGGCGAGCACCATGTTGCGGCCCCACGGGATCACGGCGAACAGCGCGATGCCCGGCACGGTGAACGCGATCGGCGCAAGCGTAAAGACGAGGCCGTCGGCGACCTTCGGCTGCAACACTTCCTTTTGCATCAGCTTGATCGCATCGGCGACGGGTTGCAGCAGTCCGAACGGACCGAGGCGGTTGGGGCCGAGACGCGACTGCATGCGCCCGACGACCCTTCGCTCCACCCAGATATTGATGATCGCGACGCCGCCGATGAAGCTGATGATGCCCAGCGTCCCGACGACGCCGGAGATGACGTAGATGCCCCAGTCGGGCACGTTGAGGTCATCGCGCAGGAGGTCGTACACGGCGTCGGTGAGATTCGACAGGTCGCGGATATCCCACCAGCTGTCGGTGATCAGCGACAACAGCGTCAGCATCATCGGTCCACCTCACCGACATTGATGTCGATGCTGCCGAGCGTGACGATCGCATCGGCGATCGTCTGACCGACCGTCATCTCGCGCAAAACGCTCAGGTTGATCAGCGAAGGCGCGCGCACGTGCCAGCGATAGGGCGCTGAGCTGCCATCGCTGACGACGTAGAAGCCGAGTTCGCCCTTCGGAGATTCGACGCGCGAGTACGCCTCGCCGACCGGCGGCCGAATCGCGAGCGGCACTTCGTTCTTGTGGGGGCCACCCGGCAGATCATGCATGCACTGGCGGATGATGCGCAGGCTCTGCTTCATCTCTTCGATGCGGATCACCATGCGGTCGTACGAGTCGCCGTTGTAGCCGACCGGGATCTCGAAATTGAGGCGGTCGTAGACGCAATAGGGATCGGCCTTGCGGATGTCCCAGGCGATGCCGGCGCTGCGCAGCATGGGCCCGCTGAGCGCCGCGTTGATCGCCTGCGCGGGCGTCACGACGCCGACGTCGCGGGCGCGCATCTGGATGATCTCGTTGCCGACGATGAGCGACTCGAGCTCCTCGAAGCGCGCCGGCAGGTCGTCGTTGACGAGCCGGTCGACGGCGGGGAGGAACTCCTCCGGAATATCGAATGCGACGCCGCCGATGCGCATGTAGTTGGTGGTGATGCGGGCGCCGCACACCATTTCGAAGAGATCCAGGACCTTCTCGCGGTCGCGGAAGCACCACATGACGGGCGTCTGCCAGGCGCCGCAGTCGTTGATGAACGCGCCCGTTGCCATCTCGTGGCTCGCCACGCGCTGCAACTCGGCAAAGATCGTGCGCAGGTACTGGCCGCGCTCCGGCACCTCGATGCCGGAGAGCTTTTCGACGGAGAGGCAGTAGCCGAGATTGCCGGTCATCGCCGCCAGGTAGTCCATGCGGTCCGTGAACGGGATGTTCTGCGTGTAGGTGCGCTCTTCGGCGAGCTTCTCCATGCTGCGATGGAGGTAGCCGACCACCATCTTCACATCGACGATGCGCTCGCCATCGATCACGGCGACCATGCGGAAGACGCCATGCGTGCTGGGATGCTGCGGCCCGATGTTGACTTCGACGAGGTCGGACTTGATCGGCACGTCGTACCTTTTTACTCGCCGGTGCCCGGTTCCCGCGGCCGGAACTCGCCGCCCGTTTGACCCTGCACCTGCTTCGGAAACTGGCTGAGGCCGGGCTTTTGGCCGCCCGGCAGCGCCATGAAGTCCTTGCGCAACGGATGGCCGGGGAACTTATCCCACAGAAACAGCCTGGTGAGCTGCGGGTGACCGGGAAACGCGACGCCCATCAGGTCGTAGACCTCGCGCTCCTGCAGGTTTGCGCCGATCCACAGCGGCGTGATCGATGGCACCTCCGGGCGCTCGTGATCGGTGGGCACCTTCACTTCGAAGATGTGGTTCTGCGCGAGCGACGCGAAGTGATACACGACATCGATGCGGGTGATGACATCGACGCTGCACATCTGCACGAGATACTTGCCATCGAGCGTTTCGTCGTCGCGCAGGAACTGCATGGCTTC
The sequence above is a segment of the Dehalococcoidia bacterium genome. Coding sequences within it:
- a CDS encoding NADH-quinone oxidoreductase subunit M, translated to MNGLLVFAVFFPAVAAGVVMLTVPRESENQAKWLALIATMTAFVASIVLLGAFDRSPGTPSADQFQFDSQATWIDAATAGFDVQFHMGVDGLGMAMVVLTTFLFVVATLVSFGIKLRTKEYFIWLLALETGVLGVFTSLDLIQFFLFWEVELLPMYMLISIWGTGRKEYSAMKFLLYTIAGSAFMLVGFLVMGFSAEPTPTFDMVRLQQSEITDTLLPLWVIFGFIFIAFAVKLPMFPFHTWLPDAHTDAPTAVSVILAGVLLKMGGYGILRINVSLLPDAARDYGVWLATFAAISVIYGAFCTLRQKDLKRLIAYSSVSHMGYVLLGIAALGHVSMNGAALQMVTHGTITGLLFVMVGIIYDRAHTRDLDQLSGLAHTMPLTAVVMITAGLAALGLPAMSGFVAELLVFLGSFDKYTVPTIVAVIGILLSAGYILWTIQRLFYGPKTDRWASLPDADTWWERVPMAALIVSIVGIGVYPAIVTDVIDTGIINIVTALA
- a CDS encoding GNAT family N-acetyltransferase, producing the protein MAFERTREPYRISTDPELLDLDVIHGFLKGAYWSPGVPRQVIERAIEGSLNFGLYRGDEQIGFARVCTDRATFAYLMDVFVLPEHRGNKLSVWLMETVMAHPDLQDLRIFRLATRDAHSLYEKVGFSRIANPDAMMEITRPDMYLTMEQQP
- a CDS encoding helix-turn-helix domain-containing protein: MTKEYGLPCPVARTLEIVGDRWTLLIVRDLLATGTRKYAELSESLKGIAPNILADRLKTLEEHGIVEREFYSEHPPRAHYKLTKKGGELNMVMLALLQWGNRHLYDGVSIVHEACSHDVTLTVMCEHCGERVRPREMHRKFKRREAAIAAGASI
- a CDS encoding NADH-quinone oxidoreductase subunit N — encoded protein: MLEDLDRLGPILAVMVAAALIIIAGLVLPRERVKLVAGLALAGLAASAIWLVTLIVREREASYFTDSMALDNFSIFFMFLFIGVAGAVVVASLDYSDRFGEHQSEFFALILVATSGMMLLAGARDLVTIFVALELTSITQFILAGLLRDDKGSEAAIKYLLLGAVSSAVVLYGMAFLFGLAGTTRLISTDGGPSIAETIASGDSGMQSALIVSMVFIAAGFGFKMVIVPFQMWAPDVYQGAPAPVAAFLSVGSKAAAFAVVLRIFFEGFGTDTFVGDDWKMMFAVLAAVSMTVGNVMALRQTNVRRLLGYSSIAQAGNFLVGMAAISATTDGDSQLGASAVVFFLATYAFTNLGAFFAVMAIEHRTNSAEIEDYAGMGRRAPIAAIVLTFCLLSLTGLPPTAGFIAKIYIFNAAVQADLVWLVMVAVLNTVLSAFYYLGVVRQMYAGEAEDLPALRIEPAMQGMLLVAAAGVFAFGVYPMPLIDAAQRAVNVFA
- a CDS encoding dienelactone hydrolase family protein, which encodes MAGQMASFPSNGHTGEGHLAMPASGSGPGVVVIQEWWGLVPHIKDVADRLADAGYVALAPDLYHGKTTTEPDEAGKLMMSMKMDEAAQDMSGAFDYLKGHDATTGKIGSVGFCLGGGLSLYLATLRPVDACVIYYGALPGVQPDLNNIAGSVLGHYAENDGWASPEAAAALKKQISDAGKQVEFYQYANTGHGFFNDDRPEAHNAEAAKLSWQRTLDFYKKHLS
- a CDS encoding zinc-binding dehydrogenase — translated: MKAAVYYEAGKPDVFRYEDVADPQLHPKGILFDVQAIGIEGGDVLNRAGGELVQRPHIVGYNCAGVVREVGAEVTDRKPGDRVMALMANGSHAAMASVPATSTWLVPEGVTLEQAACVPVAFGTAHDCVHEFGRVKQGETVLIQAGTSGVGIACVQIASRAGATVIATSSSDEKLERLREYGMSHGVNYADGDFVPKVRQITGGKGCDLIVDSVGGKTLEGSILCAAYRGRIITVGNVSREGKAIDVGPLSGANASLTGVFFGLETVLGAARVVPMMDGILKAIADGEMKVATDRKFPLSEAADAHAYIESRAAFGRVLLIP